The Granulicella sp. 5B5 nucleotide sequence CAGTCGGTATCTTATTCTCTGCAGCCTTCTGTCCTGGAATGATGTACGGAAAGTTGATGCCGAGAGTCTGCCGGTTGAAGCCCGGCAACGCCGGGTTTACGGGGATGTACACCTGGTCAAGGCTGTACGTAGCCCTCGCCTCGTTGATCGTGCTCTGGTTGACGAGCCATGTCCACGTCAGCCCATTCGTCTGGTTCGGACGGTTGAAGTAGCGGCCCGTCAGTCCCGATCCCTGATCGAACGGAAGGTACTCGTTGTACGTTACGTTCTGACGACGGAACGAGAGCTTGTGATGATCGGTCAAGACTAGATCGAAGCTGATGACCTGCTTACGCTGGTTGATCGGGTGCGCAGCAGAAGAGATCCAATTGGAGTTCGAGCTGACGTATCCCGGAGTGGGTGCAGGGTACGCGTCGATGATCGCCATTCCGTTCGGGCTCTGGTTTGCGGTTGGAATGGTGTTGTTCGCATACTGCGTGCAGGTTGCCCCGGGCGTAACGCAGGTAGAAGGGTCGTAAACCTTGGTGCCCGTCGGATACCAAGGGTTTGCCTGCAGCAGCTCGCTGAAATTGCCCATGCGCATCAGGTTGCTTGGCACCCACTGCGTCTGCGTATCCGTATAGCGATAACGAATCCAATCTTCGGCAACGAAGAAGAACATCTTGCTGCGGTACTTGTCCGTCCAATGCGCGCCTGGGATATACACTGGGCCGCCAAAGGTAAATCCGAAGTTGTTATAGCGGAAAGGTGAAGCGAAGCGTGTAGTCGGGCTCTGGTTACGCACCCATGTGTTCGCGTTCATTGCGGAGTTACGCAGATACTCATAACCCGAGGCGTGAAAGTCCTTGGTGCCGCTCTTGGAGACGATGCGCATCTGGCCGCCGGCTGAGCTTCCATACTCCGCCTGATAATCCGAGGTCAGGATCTGCATCTCTTCAATAGCATCCGGGTTGGGGACACCAATGACCTGACTCGAGCCACGGGTACGCACACCGGGCGCGCCGTCGAAGGTCACTAGAGTGTCCTGCACGCGTGCTCCGTTCACGTTGAACGGCACTGAACCGCCGATCGCGAAATTGAAGTCCCCCAGCGTAGCGCTGCCACGCATACCGGGAATGAGCGCTCCAATGTACAGCGGGTCACGTCCATTGAGCTGCTGATCGTTGATCGTCTGGCCGCTGATCTCACTCTGCAGCGCGCCCGATTCTGTCTGCAGCACGATCGCGGTTGCCGTGACCTCGATTGTCTCGGAGACCGAGCCCGTCTTAAGCGTGCCATCGATCGCCAGTGCCGTGCTTGCGCCGAGAGGGTTATGGACGCTCACAAACTTGCTGAAGCCATTGGCTTCGACCGTCACGCTGTACGTGGCAGGCGGCAGATTGGGGGCAAAGTAGTGGCCATCGGCATCCGTCACCACCATGTGCGCTTCGTTGGTGCCCTCGTTGCTCACAGTCACCTTGGCACCCGGAACGACAGCTCCGGAGCTGTCCCTCACAAATCCGCTGATACTGCCTACATCCGATTGTGCGTATCCAACAGAGGACACGAGAAGAAGAATTGCGAGAACACCCCACAAGCCACAGGCGTTCATCCACGCTGTACTTTTCATTGGCTCTCCTAAACAAAAATCAGATTTGGTTTTCGTGTCAGTTTTGGAACAAAATATGATTGCGCTATCACAACGGCACAGCTTATACGCGAGCCGAAAATCTCTTGTCAATCCCAGTTCCACCGAAATTTATGTTACGGTCGTCAATAATGGATGCTGGAAATGTCAATATTCTGTTAGCGTTCTCATAAAAGACACACAAGCGAGGCTAATGCGCAAGCCTTCACCAGTAAGAAAAGCAACACTCGTTGACGTCGCCCGGGCTGCCGGGGTCGGGCCAATGACGGTCTCCCGTACCATCAACGGTCACCCCTATGTCTCTGAAGCCACTGCAAAGCGTGTACAAGCGGCGATCCAGAAGCTGGGCTACCGTCCCAATCAGGCTGCCCGAATGCTCACCGGTCAGCTCTCGAAGTCCATTGGATTGATCGTGCCGAATGTTGCTGACCCCTTTTTCTCCGTAGTCAGTCGCGCTGTACAGCGGGCAGCTAGTTCAGCGGGGTATACAGTCTGGCTTGCCGTATCGGACTGCGACCCTGTCACGGAAGCCGCCGAGATTGAGCAGATGACCAACCATCCTGTCGATGGCATCGTTCTCGCGCCTGTGAATAGTCGCAGTAAGCATCTGAAGGCCCTGGCCGAAGGTCCCACCCCCGTTGTCACCATCGACCGCTCCATCGAGATCGCCTCGACCGATTCCGTCGAAGTTGAGAACCGGACCGGAGCGCACCTGGCCATCGAGCATCTGAGGCATCATGGCTACAAAAGAATTTATTGTGTCGCAACAGATTTTCATCTTCGTTCCATCCGGCTGCGGGTCGAGGCGTACGAAGAGTACATGCACCGTGAACGGCTCACTCCCCGCAAGCTCATCCTTTCCGATACGGGAGCCGCCCTGCCTTGGCTGAAATCACTCTTTGACTCTCGTTACCCACCGCAGGCGTTGTTCGCCACAAACAACGCCTGCACAATTGCCGTGATCGAAGTTCTCCAAACGCTCGGCATTCAAATCGGCAAAGATGTGGCGCTGGTCGGTTTTGACGACGTTTCTTTCTACCCGCTCATTCGCCCCGCAATCACCGCGATCAACCAGCCGGTAGCCGAGTTAGGGCGCACTGCCACACGATTGTTGCTCGACAGGGTGCATCACCATGGGCCCACAGAGAAAGTTCGCGTCATCTTGCCCGTCTCCCTGATCACACGTGAATCATGCGGTTGCAAGCGGCGAGCATAAGTTTTCTACCAGCACCACCTGTTCTTGTTTTCAGGAGTTGTCGTATGGCCGCGCATGATCTCTATCGAATCAAGCCCACACTAAAACTCCATCTCCTCACAAACGGATTCATTCTTGGATACGTTCTCATCAGCTGCCTTTCAGCACAGGCGCAACAGCACGCCTTCGCGCAAAAGAACGATGCGGTCGACTGGGTCAATCCCTACATAGGCACTGGCTCTGGCCCTATCGGCTATGGAGGCACCATGCCCTTTGTCACGCCGCCGTTCGGCATGACAGACTGGACGCCGCAAACGCGTCAGAACAGACTGAGCATCGTCTCCTACAACTACGCCGACAAAACCATCTCCGGCTTCATCGGAACTCATCAACCCGCAATCTGGATGGGCGACTACGGCTACGTCACGCTGGTGCCTGAGGTCGACTCGCTCAAGATCACATCGCAGGAGCGTGCGCTGCCATTCTCACACAGCGATGAGGTCGTGCATCCGGACTACTACGCTGTCACCGAACAGGCTGCACCGGCGCGCCCCTTGCGTACAGAGATGACCGCAACCGCGCGCTGCGCTTACATGCGGTTAACCTTCCCTGCGAGCAACAAAGCCATCCTCATGGTTGAGGCCTCGCGCCCCGGATTCGCCGGCTTCGCAAAGGTCGATCCCGCAAAGCACGAGATCGTCGGCTACAACCCAGCGCGCACCGACGCAAACCTTGGGCCCTTGAAATTGCCGCACTTCAAGGGATACTTCGTCGTTCAGTTTCGCAAAGCATTTGCCGCGTCCGGCACCTTTGGCCCGAACGGGCCAATCTCGGCGCAATCAATAGGAGCCTACGCACAATTCGTCACGCGTGATCGTGAGGTCATTGAAGTCCGCGTCGGCACATCCTTTATCAGCGTCGAGCAGGCACGAGAAAATCTCGCCAAAGAGATCCCCATTTGGGACTTCGATGAGGTCCGCGCGCAACTCCATCGCGAGTGGCTGAACAAGCTCGACCGCGTCACCCTCGACGGCGCCTCCCAAGACCAGCGACATATTGTCTACACCGCGCTCTACCATGCTCTGCTCTATCCACGCATCTTCTCCGAGTACGGCCACTACTACAGCGCGTTCGACGATCAGGTCCACACCGGCGAGTCCTACACCGCCTACTCCATCTGGGACACCTTCCGCGCGGAGTTCAGCCTGCTGACGCTCCTCGCCCCCGAGCGCATCAACGGAATGATCACCGCCCTCCTTCAGAATTACAAAGAAGGCGGCTGGATGCCGAAGTGGCCGAACCCGTCCTACACCAACATCATGATCGGTACTCACGCCGACTCGCTTGTGGCTGAAGCAATGCGCAAAGGTTTCAAGGGCTTCGACTACAACGTCGCGTGGGACGCCGTCTACAAAGACGCGATGACACCGCCCGACGGCGACACCACGCGCCGCTGGTCCGATCGCGAACCCGACACACCCTACGAAGCGCGCGGCGGTCTCACCTACCTCAAGCGACTCGGCTATGTCCCCGCGGACAAGACCGCTGAGTCCGCCTCGCGCACTCTTGAGGACTCCTACGACGACTGGTGCGTCTCGCAAATCGCGCGCATGTTGGGCAAGACCAGGGACGCCGACTACTTCCAGAACCGCGCGCACGACTACGAAAACATCTTCAATAACTCGACCGGATTCATGCAGGCAAGAAACTCGGATGGTTCCTGGGCTGCTCCCGATGCCGGTTGGACGGAGGGCAACACCTGGGTCTACACCTGGGCCGTCATGCAGGACATCCCCGGCCTCATGAAGTTGATGGGCGGCAAAGATATCTACAACGCCAGACTCGACCAGCACTTCACAGGCGGCCACAACATCCACAAGAATGAGCCCAGCCACCACTACGGCTATCTCTACGACTACAGCGGAGAACCATGGAAAACACAAGCCAAAGTACGCGAGATCGCAAACGCAGAGTACGCGAACCTACCCGCCGGTCTCGATGGTGATGATGACTGCGGCCAGATGTCAGCCTGGTATCTCTTCACCGCCCTCGGCTTTTACCCAGTCACACCCGCATCCGGCAACTACATGATCGGCAGCCCCATCTTCTCGCGCATGAGCATGCGTCTTGCAAACGGAAGGCAGTTCACCATCATCGCCGACAACAACAGCGATGCCAACCGTTACATCCAATCTGCAACCTTGAACGGCAAACCTCTCAACAAGCCGGTCATCACCTACGAAGACATCATGAGCGGGTCAATGCTCCACCTTCAGATGGGCAGCTCACCTTCGCAGTGGGCGGCGCAATGGTCTCCGTCACCTCTCCCCGGTTCTCCAATTGGCCTCAAGCCAAACCAGATGGCCGCACACTAGAGCGCAGTGAAGAACCATCAGGTGATGTTCTGATTGGATAACAGCGGCCTCAGAACCAAGGGGCAGGGAGTGAGGACCCGCAGTCGAAGTGGCCCTGGCGCTGAAACTCGGCGACTGGCAAAGCAGCCCGCTCTAGTCGATGACTCGCCATGCGAGCAGGCGGCTCTGCACCGCGCTCGCATTCATGTTCTGGTTTCCAAGCAGCAGCTCAAAGTGAGGGATGCTTCCATCGGGCCGCTGGATGCGCCTCAGAAAAGGAAGTAGCTGAGCATCATCGGAGACGAAGTCCCACGCGCCCTCGGTTCCTGACATCGAGGTGCCTTCAACAATAAGCGCATTTCCGTTGTTCGCCAGGTTAGGAACATAGGCAACGAGGCAGAACACGCGGCGTTGGGGATCGTTCCAGGCCGAGTCCCACTGTTTGGGCTCTCCCGGCTTGGGTGAGCGATTGATGACCGAGAAGACGTTCGCCTTGTAATCGTTGTGAAAGACAAAGTTCATATTGCGCTCGTAGAGCTCAACCCAGGGGTTCGCCTCCGAGGCGCCGATAAGAACGGTATTGCCAGACTTGAGATCGTTGGGCCGGACGTCGCGAGCGTAGCGGACTTGTAGTTCACTCTGGTAGCGCTCAGAGAGGCGTTCGAGCTGGTCAACGGCATTGAGGTCGACGATAGAGGTATAGCGGCGATCGGCGAGATTGGAGAGCCACTCGGGGAGTGTGGCATCCGGACGGTACCCCATAGTCTCAGGTGGCTGGGCGCGATACTCCCCCTGCAGATAGTCATTGAGACCGATGGAGCGACCGGAGATGTTGTGAAAGAGTACGAGACCCGAGTCGGCCGGTACTACGAGCGTAGGTTGCCCTTTCAGCAGCAAGTGGCTCCACAAAGGATGTTGCGGTACAGGTGCAGAGGCAGCGAGTGAAAGCCGATGTTCGCGGATACCGAGCACCACGACAACCACAAACAGCAGTCCGCAGAGGAACCACGGTAGCCGCTGCGTGCTTTGCTGACGCTCCGCAGGGGTGACGCCGGGTAATGGAGGCGTCATTGCGGGTAAATGAGGTAACTGCTCAGTTGTACGGGGAACGGCAGCAGCAACCCGCGGCTCAAAGACCGGAACGTATCCTCCACGCGGAATAACGAGACATACAGGCTCACCCGCGCCTTCGTGCTGAAAGTAGAGCTCAAGGCGTTGGCGTAGACGGCTGGCCTGGGTACGGACGATACCGTCAATCGAGGAGTCGTAATCTTGCAAGCGGCCAAATACCGCGTGGCCGATGCGCTGCTCATTGATCTCTGCCTCGCGCCCTTTGAAGGCCATGTCGCACACATAGGTGAGCAGAGTGCAGAGGCGTTCGCTGCGCGCGAAGGTAGGAGAGATCAGGATACGGTTGAGCAGCTCCCGGCGAGCGAGGTCAGGCCAGTCTGCCGCGGATGTGGTCTCGGCGGAAGCGCTCTGTGCTCGTTCGAGTTCACTCTTCATCACAACGGTCAATGTCCTTAAACAGCGATTAAAACAGCCATTTGTGAACAGCCAGTGAATGACTTTGTAACCGTGTGTTGACTGTATCAGGATGCATGAAGATGCGATAACTGGCTGACTCACAGCGGGTTGTGGCGTGTATCGGTGACGTCACCGTGAATTCGTTAGGCGCAACGCACGGAGGCTGCTAGAGGTAAGCGTGTTCTCACAGAGAAAGCAACCTTGAGCCATAGGGCTTGAGAGCGAAGGGTGCGGCCTCCAGGTAGCCGGGTCTGGAGATGCGATAGTCCTGCAGCACCGGCACAGCAGAACCCTCTTACGGATTGGCAAGGAGCGAATACATCATGAATCGGCAGCCGCATCGTGGAATGAACAGACCTGTCCTGCATCGACTGGCGATGGTCCTGTTTCTGGCGTTAACCCCGTGGGCCTCGGCCCGCGCACAGTTTGACTCGGGCGCAGTGCTAGGCAACATCAAGGACCCCTCGGGCGCGATCATCCCCTCGGCGACGGTAGAGCTGGACAGCGTGGCACAGGGCACAAAGGTGCTGAGGAAGACGGACTCGGGCGGTGCCTATGAGTTCGATAGCGTACAGCCGGGCGAGTACATCCTGGTGGTTTCGGCGCAGGGGTTCGAGGTGTCGAAGACGGATGCGTTCAAGGTGAACGTAGGCGCTCGGCAACGCGTGGATCTGGCCTTGAAGCTGGGTGAAGCGAGCGACACGGTAACGGTCTCCGGCGCGGCGTCGCTGCTTGAGACCGACACCAGCGACCGTGGCGAGACGGTCCCCGGCAACGAAGCTGTGGCGCTGCCGTTGAATGGGCGTTCATACGCGGACCTGGCGCAGCTCGTACCGGGTGTGCGACGTTCTTTGATCGCAACGGTAGCGTCCGTACCACCGCGCGACGCCTCTTATGACGTGAACGGCCTGACCTCAATGGACAACAACTTCACGCTGGATGGCATCGACAACAACGCCTACCAGGAGGCCAATCAGGGCTACTCGAACGAAGCGGTGATCCCGTCCCCCGACGCGCTGCAGGAGTTCAAGGTACAGACGGACAACTACTCAGCGGAGTATGGCCGAGCCGGCGGCGCGATCGTGAACGCCACCACACGCAGCGGCACAAACATGTTTCATGGCGGCGCGTATGACTACCTGCGCAATACAGTGCTGAACGCCTTCGGGCCGTTTTATGGCACAGGTGTAAAGCCGACCCTGGTGCAGAACCAGTTCGGTGGTACCTTTGGCGGCCCGGTGCTGAAGGACAAGCTGTTCTTCTTCGTGGACTACGAAGGGCTGCGCTCTGTCGCTCACACGCTCATGACGGCGACGTTGCCAACACCGACGGAG carries:
- a CDS encoding LacI family DNA-binding transcriptional regulator is translated as MRKPSPVRKATLVDVARAAGVGPMTVSRTINGHPYVSEATAKRVQAAIQKLGYRPNQAARMLTGQLSKSIGLIVPNVADPFFSVVSRAVQRAASSAGYTVWLAVSDCDPVTEAAEIEQMTNHPVDGIVLAPVNSRSKHLKALAEGPTPVVTIDRSIEIASTDSVEVENRTGAHLAIEHLRHHGYKRIYCVATDFHLRSIRLRVEAYEEYMHRERLTPRKLILSDTGAALPWLKSLFDSRYPPQALFATNNACTIAVIEVLQTLGIQIGKDVALVGFDDVSFYPLIRPAITAINQPVAELGRTATRLLLDRVHHHGPTEKVRVILPVSLITRESCGCKRRA
- a CDS encoding GH92 family glycosyl hydrolase, translating into MAAHDLYRIKPTLKLHLLTNGFILGYVLISCLSAQAQQHAFAQKNDAVDWVNPYIGTGSGPIGYGGTMPFVTPPFGMTDWTPQTRQNRLSIVSYNYADKTISGFIGTHQPAIWMGDYGYVTLVPEVDSLKITSQERALPFSHSDEVVHPDYYAVTEQAAPARPLRTEMTATARCAYMRLTFPASNKAILMVEASRPGFAGFAKVDPAKHEIVGYNPARTDANLGPLKLPHFKGYFVVQFRKAFAASGTFGPNGPISAQSIGAYAQFVTRDREVIEVRVGTSFISVEQARENLAKEIPIWDFDEVRAQLHREWLNKLDRVTLDGASQDQRHIVYTALYHALLYPRIFSEYGHYYSAFDDQVHTGESYTAYSIWDTFRAEFSLLTLLAPERINGMITALLQNYKEGGWMPKWPNPSYTNIMIGTHADSLVAEAMRKGFKGFDYNVAWDAVYKDAMTPPDGDTTRRWSDREPDTPYEARGGLTYLKRLGYVPADKTAESASRTLEDSYDDWCVSQIARMLGKTRDADYFQNRAHDYENIFNNSTGFMQARNSDGSWAAPDAGWTEGNTWVYTWAVMQDIPGLMKLMGGKDIYNARLDQHFTGGHNIHKNEPSHHYGYLYDYSGEPWKTQAKVREIANAEYANLPAGLDGDDDCGQMSAWYLFTALGFYPVTPASGNYMIGSPIFSRMSMRLANGRQFTIIADNNSDANRYIQSATLNGKPLNKPVITYEDIMSGSMLHLQMGSSPSQWAAQWSPSPLPGSPIGLKPNQMAAH